The genome window ACTGAATATGTATCTTGAGATTCAGCAAGTGCTTCAGCTACTGCTTTTGTACCATTTGCAAATGCATCTAATTCGAATACACCCATTGGTCCATTCCAAATTACTAATTTAGAATTTTTAATAACATCTGCATAGATTTCACGTGTTTTAGGTCCGATATCTAATGCTTCCCAATCAGCTGGGATTTCTTCGATAGAAACAGCTTTGATGTTTGCATCATTTGAGAAATCATCTGCAACGATCACATCAACTGGCATATAGAATTTAACACCTTTTTCTTTTGCTTTTTCCATATAAGATTTAGCAAGATCGATTTTATCTTCTTCTAATAAAGATTTACCAATTTCATGGCCAAGAGATTTAACAAAAGTATAAGCTAATCCTCCACCGATAATTAAGTTATCTACTTTATCAAGAAGATTTTCAATTACACCAATTTTATCCTTAACTTTCGCTCCACCAATGATAGCTGTGAACGGACGATCAGGATTAGATAAAGCTTTGCCAAGAACATCTAGTTCTTTTTGCATTAATAATCCAGATACTGCTGGAATATGATGAGCAATTCCTTCTGTTGAAGCATGAGCACGGTGTGCAGCACCAAATGCATCATTTACAAATACATCTGCAAGTTCTGCATATTGTTTTGCTAACTCTGCATCATTTTTTTCTTCACCAGCATTGAAACGTACGTTTTCAAGAAGGATAACATCTCCTTCTGCTAACTTGCTGATTTGTGCTTTAACAGCTTCGCCATATGACTCATCTGCTTTAGCAACTTCTTTCCCTAGTAATTCAGAAAGGCGTTTTGCAACAGGAGTTAAACGTAGCTCTTCTACAACTTCACCTTTTGGACGTCCTAAGTGACTTGCTAGAATAACAATTGCACCACTCTCAACTAATTCTTTAATTGTTGGAAGTGCAGCTTGAATTCTTGTTTCGTCCGTAATTTGTTGATCTTTCATCGGTACGTTGAAGTCAACACGAACAAATACTTTTTTCCCTTTTAAATCAATATCACGAATTGTTTTCTTGTTCATTATAGGTACCCTCCACTGCATATTTTTAAAATAGCGGAAACAAAGTTGTTTCCGCTGTTAGATTAAAGGGGGTGCTTATTAACTCGCACATAATTCCATTTATAAAGGGAAATTATTTTGTTGCAAGTTGCGCAAAGTGCTTAACAGTTCTTACTAATTGGTTAGTGTAAGACATTTCGTTGTCATACCAAGCAACTGTTTTAACAAGTTGTTGATCACCAACAGTGATAACTTTTGTTTGAGTTGCATCGAATAATGAACCATAGCTAATTCCGATAATATCAGAAGAAACAAGCTCTTCTTCAGTGTAACCGAAAGATTCGTTAGCAGCTTCTTTCATTGCAGCGTTGATTTCTTCAACTGTAACTTTTTTATCAAGAACAGTTACAAGCTCTGTTAATGAACCAGTTTTAACTGGAACACGTTGAGCAGCACCGTCTAATTTACCTTGTAATTCAGGTAATACTAAACCGATTGCTTTTGCAGCACCAGTTGAGTTAGGAATAATGTTTTCAGCAGCTGCACGAGCACGACGGAAGTCACCTTTTGGATGTGGAGCATCTAAAGTATTTTGGTCGCCTGTGTAAGCATGAATTGTAGTCATTAAACCAGATACGATACCATATTTGTTTTGAAGAACTTGTGCCATTGGAGCAAGACAGTTAGTAGTACAAGAAGCACCAGAAATAACTGTTTCAGTTCCATCAAGAACATCATGGTTAACATTGTAAACAACTGTTTTCATTTCGCCAGTTGCTGGAGCAGAGATAACTACATTTTTAGCACCTGCTTGAATATGAGCTTCTGCTTTTTCTTTTGTTGTGAAGAAACCAGTAGATTCGATAACTGTATCTACACCAAGTTCTCCCCATTTAAGATCAGCTGGGTTTCTTTCAGCAGTTGTAACAACTTTTTGACCATTTACTAAGAAATAACCTTCGTGTACTTCGATTTCACCTTGGAAAGTTCCTTGAGATGAATCATATTTTAAAAGATGTGCTAGCATTTTAGTATCAGTTAAATCATTAATTGCAACCACTTCTAATTCTGGGTTTTCCATGATTTTTCTGAATGCCAAACGTCCGATACGTCCAAAACCGTTAATACCTACTTTTACTGTCATTGTAAATTTCCTCCTCTAATTTTAAGAGTATTAAATATATAAAGGGATTTCCCATTATATCAACTTTTTTGCGGCTCCTTCATCTGTTATTAAAATAGTTGAAGTTGGTGCTTCCTTTAGATAAGCACGAATAGCCTTTGACTTCGATGCTCCACCTGCTACAGCGATGATATTAGGTACAGTAGATAAGTCTTCCAGTCTAAGGCCAATTGTTTGTACCTTGTGGACAACTTCTCCCTCTTCATTAAAATAGTACCCGAATGCTTCGCCAACAGCTTCTGCATTTTTAATCTTTTCTAGGTCACTTTTGCTGGTATTTCTGCGATTCGCCATTGTAAGCGCCTCGCCAATGCCGTGAACTAAAAGATTTGCGGAACGAATGAGTTTTAACACTTCGCTGATACGAGGGTCTGTGGAAATGCTTTTGTACATTTCTTCGCTGACCTCATCAGGAGCGTATAAAACCCGATGTTTTGATGCAGTATGATCTGCCATCATGGAACAAATTGTATTCGCCTGATTTTTGACATCTTCTCCTATTCCACCACGTGCCGGGACAAATAATAATTCCCCATCTGCAATATTAGGCGTCAGTGCCTCTGCAACAGAGGACATAGTAGTCCCACCAGTAACTGCGATGATATTATTTCCCTTTAGAAGAGATTTCATACAATTTGCTGTGGCAAGTCCTAATTCTTTTTTTACCCATGGAGAGTGATCACTGTCTCCAGCTACAATGATAACTCGGTTAATACCTAGTTTTCTTTGCAGTAGCTGCTCCATTTCGTTAATACCCGTTACTTCTCTCATTACACTAGAAAGACTTTCCAACACTTCTTCCCCTATCGAAGTGACTGTCATGCCGATGTTTGAAATATGTATAAGCTGCTGCTCCTTTAAAAACTCGACTTCACTTCTCAAGACTCTTTCGGTCAGTCCTAGGCTCACTGCCAGACTTCTTCTTCCGACAGGCTGCATATTCTTGATATATTGCAGAATATAGTACCTTTTTTGCATAACTGTAAGTAAATCAGGTAATAATCTTTTTTGAATCTCAAT of Niallia circulans contains these proteins:
- a CDS encoding sugar-binding transcriptional regulator, giving the protein MVSFIEIQKRLLPDLLTVMQKRYYILQYIKNMQPVGRRSLAVSLGLTERVLRSEVEFLKEQQLIHISNIGMTVTSIGEEVLESLSSVMREVTGINEMEQLLQRKLGINRVIIVAGDSDHSPWVKKELGLATANCMKSLLKGNNIIAVTGGTTMSSVAEALTPNIADGELLFVPARGGIGEDVKNQANTICSMMADHTASKHRVLYAPDEVSEEMYKSISTDPRISEVLKLIRSANLLVHGIGEALTMANRRNTSKSDLEKIKNAEAVGEAFGYYFNEEGEVVHKVQTIGLRLEDLSTVPNIIAVAGGASKSKAIRAYLKEAPTSTILITDEGAAKKLI
- a CDS encoding phosphoglycerate kinase, whose translation is MNKKTIRDIDLKGKKVFVRVDFNVPMKDQQITDETRIQAALPTIKELVESGAIVILASHLGRPKGEVVEELRLTPVAKRLSELLGKEVAKADESYGEAVKAQISKLAEGDVILLENVRFNAGEEKNDAELAKQYAELADVFVNDAFGAAHRAHASTEGIAHHIPAVSGLLMQKELDVLGKALSNPDRPFTAIIGGAKVKDKIGVIENLLDKVDNLIIGGGLAYTFVKSLGHEIGKSLLEEDKIDLAKSYMEKAKEKGVKFYMPVDVIVADDFSNDANIKAVSIEEIPADWEALDIGPKTREIYADVIKNSKLVIWNGPMGVFELDAFANGTKAVAEALAESQDTYSVIGGGDSAAAVEKFDLADKMSHISTGGGASLEFMEGKELPGVVALNDK
- the gap gene encoding type I glyceraldehyde-3-phosphate dehydrogenase: MTVKVGINGFGRIGRLAFRKIMENPELEVVAINDLTDTKMLAHLLKYDSSQGTFQGEIEVHEGYFLVNGQKVVTTAERNPADLKWGELGVDTVIESTGFFTTKEKAEAHIQAGAKNVVISAPATGEMKTVVYNVNHDVLDGTETVISGASCTTNCLAPMAQVLQNKYGIVSGLMTTIHAYTGDQNTLDAPHPKGDFRRARAAAENIIPNSTGAAKAIGLVLPELQGKLDGAAQRVPVKTGSLTELVTVLDKKVTVEEINAAMKEAANESFGYTEEELVSSDIIGISYGSLFDATQTKVITVGDQQLVKTVAWYDNEMSYTNQLVRTVKHFAQLATK